acacccatttccgcctaaacttctatgcgtgaaaaatcaagatttatcaaaaacctactttttcgattTCCTCCTAAACCGTGCAAccaatctgcacgaaacttggaAAGTAGTatctccagaccgacctgacaaaaagttattaaaagaatttttataggataaGAATTGCGCATATTCCGCacgaacaaatttgtgtagctaactatgaaaaaaacaactttgccatatctcggccaaaataaatgctatcaatgCCAAACTTTAGAGGTCCCCCACGCTTTTTTCGAAAATTGGTTACTAGGGGgtgctacaagtacaaaatttatatctcatgaacggctcatccgatttttacaaaatttgtgaggccaaccctagagtggggtactgaggggtcaaagtgggcgtggcctatgggacccaaaTCTCGATTCACCAtttacactaatgtgaacaacttgtgggtcatggaccacacctaccaaaaatgaCACATGtgcaccactaggtggcgctataatgtttttttgcctttaactcccacattacacatcgcacattggAAATCGTTACATCCACGtattccttgaatcaagctgaatcacatgctATAGGCCACACCCATTTCTGCTTTAAATATTAttcgcaatatcgcgcaatgcgcaaaaccaacttttctgaactcgtcctaggccgcgCGAAGGATCAGCATgaaacctggtacgtagcatctccagatggacgtgaccaaaagttactcaaagaatgttgctacgttaaagtatgcgcatttgacgaccaaactaattttcatagctagctaccacacacgtatcatatcatatctcggccaaattaaatgttatcagcaaagaacttgagatcattgttcaacatcccactatgatgctctgtaccaaatttggcaaagatcggcctttaggggggcgctataagcaatgtttatttgttttggccaataactcattgcatttaaatgggaaatttgcaattgcaatatctctctcacagtaaatgcaatcaacacgaaacttgtgaTGCTCGTTCAGCATGCCGCTCtaaggctctgtaccaaatttggttgtttaactgtttttcacattatgcaaattagcttttatgcctttctgtcgcCACTGAAGTGCAGCAACACACTAACAATTGAGGGACTCAAGGAAGGACCAAGCAACGGCAACTCATTGAGGTCCTTTGTAGCGAAAGGAGAGGCAACGTCAGCTTGCAGTTTAACTACAACACTAGAGTCCGACCaatatatcggcgggccgatattaggcatttccCGAACTATCGATATCAGCATTTATAATGGACGAtaattttttccttttttttaatattcattcatcacaatcacttataatgacaaataaatgattctgataaattaatatttaaaaaataaaataaaaatggacgaaACACAACGgacttcaaccatgttctgagtgttggcggtgcatagtttgtccaccagagggtgCTCTACaatgtccctgttggcaacacttttttttgtgtttttgttcacaggactttaagtttcatatcttgagtttgtatttttatacattttatttatcagaactttaatatattttgatgttcctctgttgtGACAgtaaaacaagtttattttaaaactgcattatcattGTTATAGTGAGGACTcttaaataactacaaataactagtgttagggaaatctgtttgttttgttacgcgtttctggatttaaaaaaatatatatatcagccAAAATATCGGAATGCCTTTGACCTTTTAACCACCTTTCCACTTTTATAAAGCAGTGTCAACTTGCCAGTGCTTCTCAACATGACAACTGACAAGGGGCTGAGAGATGTAAAAAGGCATTGTTGAGGCTGTAACTGTGACTCAAGCATGTTTGCCGGCCCTTGAAGTGTCCCTCTCAACCCGGTTCTGATTTTCGCTGGCCCTCCTGGTTGTCCTCAGCGCACATAGGGCTAATAAAGCAAAGGTGGTCAGCTCCAATTAGCAGCAAGAGTGAAACACAGCTGAAGGGGTGTAAAGGCAAGTCTTTGAAGTGCTTGTGCCTTTTCTCAAGGGTGGCCACTGGATACTTACTTTCAGCTAGCCCAAAGCAAGGGAGGTGAAGGCATTGACTATCTGGAAGGATTTCTGTGGCTGCACTACAGAGGGAATTGGAAAGAGACTGAGGCACCATGAAGAGTCTGGGTGTCCTTAAGGATGGTTGAGCCATCATCTAAGACCGCCTAgtctattttgttttttatcatgCTGGAGGATGACTCTGCTGACCTTTATGGGAACACCAGTGGAGTCGGAAGGTTCCTCTAGGTAAAGGTTTTTGGTGTCTGAGCTAACCAGGCAGGTACCTTCCGTCACACTCTTAGTGTTGACTTTATGTAGAATCTGTAGGTGTTTACCTTTACATATGTTGCATTTGTCAGGGTACATTTCAGCGTGCTGATTGATGTGATCTTCCACATCGGCAACAGTACTTGTTTGTCTTTAGTCAAGTCTATAACTTAAGTCTCATCAAAGCATTTAAAGGTGGCGGTGTTGGCTGAGGAAATTATCCTCTGAATCACAGAATTTCGGTGTGGTACCAGTTGGTTGCTGGTCCCTAAGCTTGTAAAATTGCAGGGGTTTGATACCTGGGGTATGCATGGGTGGCTGGCTGATTCTGCAGGAGAGACGTTTCGTCATAATGACTAAAGGTCAGGGGTGTGAATTGAGGAGGAGGCACAGATAGCTGTTGTCAGTGGGGGTTGTCTTACTGAAGCTGACAGTGTTTGCTCTTTTAAAAGCTGTAATTTACACCATCATCTTATCCATCATGTTAGCATCACAGTCTCTTTAGAGTACATAACACTCTGGGCTTGAGGAGTCAAGGTGCATGTCGTTAACCTTGACGGGCATCGCTATACAACCCTTTCATGCTGTAGAGTCTGGCTCCTTCCTGTCTCTAGCCTGACTGCACAGTGATCAACGGTAGGGACACTGCCTGGCTGAACATGCTGTGTGGGAGAAAGAGGTAATACCTGTTGGGGAGAGCTTAGCTCTCTCTGCAGGCTTAGATAAGCAATAGTCTCTCCCTGGCCAACTTGGCATCGTAAAAAGGTTGCAGGGGGAAGTCCACACTGTGTGGCAAATGAGTATTTGACGATATTTTCCAAGATCTATTGTAAGGTGAAGGATTCGATTAAAGGGTTTGCCCCTACAGGCTGTTGCTCATCAATAGGGTGAGTATTAGGTGTCCTAGTCTCATCAGGGGTAAAGCCCCTTTCATCGAAGGTATACTGTAATCCCAATatagtatagtgtgtatatatagtataaaaaTAACACTGATTGCTCCATTAAGTtgcaataaaaacagacatccaTGTCATTTACATAGGAGAATGTCAACTTTGTCCAAATACAACAGTCTTACTAGAAATATAAAGGTACAACTAAAGTAACAGCATTAGGAGGCCACATGGTGATTAGATTAGCTCTGCATCAACAAAAGTCTCACCAAAACACAGTTAAAGCATCAAATGATGTCCAGATCAGACAACAATGACACGTTTTACTCACGGTTTATCAGAAAAGTCCACTTTGCACTCTGTTATTCTGACAAGTCGCTTGTTATGCCTCTTAATtcggctatatgtaactttcagtttgtgttgattctagcggccgctttggacacaAGTGGTTGTATTTTTAACACatctgctgtcgtaaaggtcttttctttacggtgctctattgcccactgtattactgagttagcattaccgggaggtcatatagtcgcgatgaatgttttgctcagacagtaaatcattaatttacaataagagaatacattacagatgcatcgttgcatttcaagtgttgcttaCGGTTAGTTAGCCTACTTACCTGAGGCCTATTCTGGGTGGGTTTGGAATCATATACAATCCCGtcattgtctccatctgtttaAAGCCCCACCGAAGTTGACTCGCGGTTTTGCCTGTCGTCACTTTccctttttagcttttagttgttcttcatttaatttcattcacctggctggatacgctaacacaggcgtttccggtgttacaaaaaaatctgtgacccttcagaatgtTACTGttgcgccgtctacctgccataaatcattctgtgactacGCTGGAAGAATTTAACCTGAGCAACGGCACTAATAAAAACTACCTAAAAATAGccttcttttcactgttagtcttgtttgctgcTCATTTAAGATCATaatatgaaaaatgacaaagatgataaagttacatatagtcactgtAATTACCGACTGCGCCCACTTTGTGCTCAACAGCGCAGTTGCATTATTTCACCACAAGAGGGCCCTAATATGTCAGTCAACAGCCTTTCCAACAGTTTCCAAGGCTGAAAAGGAAGACTAATAGTGTAGATGTAACCTAAGTAACTGACTGAACAACCAGGATTTCTTTATAACAATCACAATCCAGGTGATAAGATACAGTTCCACAAcatttctctgtatgtgtttcctgcagatgttgagcagctgttggtggttaaagaagaggttccccctgatttttatttatagtatcaaatcataacaaaagttatctcaagacactttacagatagagtaggtctagaccacactccataattttattaattaaataataagacccaacaattccagtaattcccccaagagcaagcatttagtgtgacagtggtgaggaaaaactcccttttaggaagaaacctcggacagacccaggctcttggtaggcggtgtctgacggtactgcttgggggtgtgatgaacagtggcaataacagtcacaataaacataatggaacagtgactatagtggttgtagtagttcatggcatagcagggcactgcagggcattacaggatgtagcatggcacagcagagcatagctgaacgtagcaggatgcagcagggcaccgcagagcgtagcaaggtttagcagggagtgcagcaggaccacggcgacagctgcaaccatgattttggtgccaccctaatccaaggaaacatgctgggcgaaaaaaataaataaataaggactccggggaataagctccccagagcatTTCTCAACATTTCTCTatgtgtttcctgcagatgttgagcagctgttggtggttaaagGAGAGGTTTCCCCTAAGCAGCAgcagtgtagctccagtgtggaccagcaggagccagagccccccccacacattaaagaggaacaggaggaactgtggcgcagtcaggagggagagcagcttcaagggctggaggaggctgatattatcaagttcccattcactcctgtccctgtgaagagtgaagatgatgaagagaaagctcagtcctcacagcttcatcaaagacaaactatacacatggaaacagaagctgatggagaggactgtggaggaccagaaccagccaggtactcacatccacttttacaaccagagactgaagaccagactggagactcttctgaacctgagactgatgacagtgctgattggaaggagaccagagaacctcagtcagctttaaactctctgaaacatgattcaagatataagaaaacattcagctgctctgagtgtgggagaagattTGGCCGCAAGTCAcatctgaagagacacatgatgactcacacaggagaaaaacctttcagctgctctgagtgtgataAAGCTTTCACTGAAAGTGGACACCTGAAggcacacatgagaatccacacaggggaaaagcctttcagctgctcagtttgtgagAAATCTTTTACAGAGAGAGGAAGTTTACGGATACACAttagaatccacacaggagaaaaacctttcagctgctcagtttgtaagaaatcttttacagaGAAAGGAAGTTTACGGAAACACAttagaatccacacaggagaaaaacctttcagctgctcagtttgtaagaaatcttttacagaGATAGGAACTTTAAGGTTACACATGGCTgtagtccacacaggagagaaaagattcagctgcagtgtttgtaacaaaagatttgcctgGCGTTCTGATGTCAAAACACATAGATGTGTTGGCgcgatggaaacagaagctgatggagaggactgtggagaaccagaaccagccaggaactcacatccacttttacaaccagagactgaagaccagactggagactcttctgaacctgagactgatgacagtgctgattggaaggagaccagagaacctcagtcagctttaaactctctgaaacatgatttaagacgtaagaaaacatttagctgctaaaagtactgactaaacagtttaaatagtagctaaaagtactgactaaacagttgaaatagtagcaaaaagtactgactaaacagttgtctgtatttgattttgtttcctgcagatgttgaacagctgttggtggttaaagaagaggttccccctgagcagcaggagtgtagctccagtgtggaccagcaggagccagagctCCAACcaaacattaaagaggaacaagagcaactgtggagcagtcaggagggagagcagattcaagggctggaggaggctgatatcaagtTCCcgttcactcctgtccctgtgaagagtgtagatgatgaagagaaagctcagtcctcacagcttcatcaaagacaaactatacacatggaaacagaagctgatggagaggactgtggaggaccagaaccagccaggaactcacatccacttttacaaccagagactgaagaccagactagagactcttctgaaccggagactgatgacagtgctgattggaaggagaccagagaacctcagtcagctttaaactctctgaaacatgattcaagatgtaagaaaacattcagctgctctgagtgtgggagaagattTGGCCGCAAGGaaaatctgaagaaacacatgaaaatccacacaggagaaaaaccttttagctgctctgagtgtgataAAGCTTTCACTAATAATGGAACCTTGAAGAACCACATGAtgactcacacaggagagaaacctttcagctgttcagtctgtaagaaatcttttacacagagtggagatttacagagacacacaagaatccacacaggagagaagccttttcagctgctctgagtgtggtagAGCTTTTACTGATAGTGGAACCCTGAAGAAACACATGaaaactcacacaggagaaaaacctttcagctgctcagtctgtaagaaatcgtTTACACGGCGTGGAGGTTTAAAGTCACACATGgcagtccacacaggagagaaacctttcagctgcagtgtttgtaacaaaagatttgcctgGCGTTCTGATGTCAAAagacataaatgtgttggtcgGATGGAAACCAAAgttgatggagaggactgtggaggaccagaaccagccaggaactcacatccacttttacaaccagagactgaagaccagactggagactcttctgaacctgagactggtgACATGGAATAACGTTTGTGCCTTTTAAGTCCAAGCAAAACCTCATGTATCAAAGAAAAATCTTTATGTATCAACATCTAGATAGAAGACATTGTATTGTGTGGTAGGAAAAAATACActcttatttta
Above is a window of Sander vitreus isolate 19-12246 chromosome 14, sanVit1, whole genome shotgun sequence DNA encoding:
- the LOC144528564 gene encoding uncharacterized protein LOC144528564 isoform X4, producing MCKVQMLRALVEQRLTAAAEEIFGLFERTIAEYEEELCRSKEENERQRELLDAVFNPQLRLHRAALPPEPPPHIKEEQEELWSSQEGEQLQGLEETDITKFPFTTVPVKSEDDEEEDVEQLLVVKGEVSPKQQQCSSSVDQQEPEPPPHIKEEQEELWRSQEGEQLQGLEEADIIKFPFTPVPVKSEDDEEKAQSSQLHQRQTIHMETEADGEDCGGPEPARYSHPLLQPETEDQTGDSSEPETDDSADWKETREPQSALNSLKHDSRYKKTFSCSECGRRFGRKSHLKRHMMTHTGEKPFSCSECDKAFTESGHLKAHMRIHTGEKPFSCSVCEKSFTERGSLRIHIRIHTGEKPFSCSVCKKSFTEKGSLRKHIRIHTGEKPFSCSVCKKSFTEIGTLRLHMAVVHTGEKRFSCSVCNKRFAWRSDVKTHRCVGAMETEADGEDCGEPEPARNSHPLLQPETEDQTGDSSEPETDDSADWKETREPQSALNSLKHDLRHVEQLLVVKEEVPPEQQECSSSVDQQEPELQPNIKEEQEQLWSSQEGEQIQGLEEADIKFPFTPVPVKSVDDEEKAQSSQLHQRQTIHMETEADGEDCGGPEPARNSHPLLQPETEDQTRDSSEPETDDSADWKETREPQSALNSLKHDSRCKKTFSCSECGRRFGRKENLKKHMKIHTGEKPFSCSDCSECGGGFGKRQHLNDHMRIHTGEKPFSCSVCNKSFTQSGHLQKHMIIHTGEKPFTCSVCKKSFTRSGDLQKHMRIHTGEKPFSCSECDKAFTESGHLKKHMRSHTGEKPFSCSVCKKSFTRSGDLQKHIRIHTGEKPFSCSECDKAFTESGHLKKHMRSHTGEKPFSCSECDKAFTESGHLKKHMRIHTGEKPFSCSECDKAFTESGHLRKHMMTHTGEKPFSCSVCKKSFTRRGNLRSHMAVHTREKRFSCSVCNKRFAWCSDVKTHKCVGPMETEADGEDCGGPEPASNSHPHPLLQPETVDQTGDSSEPETDDME